TGTTATTTCTGCTAATGTTTCCATATTTTACGGCAACTATATCAGAGATAACAGCATTCCTATGTCACTCCTCAAGGCCGCTATCATCGGCGGCGGGCACATTGCCGACCAAAACCATATTCCCGCATTAAAAGCGCTCAGCGACCGGGTCAAAATCATTTCAATATGCAGCCGGGTTAAAGAAAAAGCCCGCGCGCTGGCAGACAAGCACCAGGTTCCTTTCGCCTTTGATAACGCTGCCGAGATGTATGCAGGCGAAGGCAAGCCGGATATGGTGGTGATATGCACAGCCAATAACCTGCATTATCCTTTTGCAATGCAGGCACTCGAAAATGATTGTCACGTATTCTGCGAAAAGCCGCCGGCCATAACCGCCGCAGAAGCCAGCGAAATGGCAGAACTTGCCAGGCAAAAAGGTAAGATCATTGCCTACAACCTCCAATTGCGTCAAACTCCCGAATTCTCATTTATCAAAAAATGTCGCGAAGAGGGAGCATTAGGTAAAATCTATCATATCAAAGCCAATTACCTGCGGCGGCGCGGGATCCCGGGCTGGGGAAATTTTACGAACAAATCCATACAGGGAGGCGGCGCATTGATGGACCTGGGTGTGCATATCCTCGATCTGGCGCTGGAAATGCTGGACTACCAAATGCCCGACAGGATTGTGGCCAATACCTACGATTTTATCGGAAAAGCGGGCGGCAAAGGACTAATGGGTGAATGGAATGCGGAAAGCTTTGAAGTAGAGGATGCCTGTTTCGCGCACTTATCTTTTCCCGACAATTCCAGTATCAGCTTGTCGGCTTCCTTTGCATTGAATATGAAAGCTGAGAAAGATGTCAATCTGGAAGTTTTCGGAACAAAGGGAGGCGCCGTCTACAAGCCGCTGTCTCTATTTACCGAAATAGGAGGCGAACTGGCGGATGTTCAATTTCCACATTTGAAAGAAGAGGATATTCAGCTTAAAAATACAACCGCATTCCTGAACGCATGCGAAGGAAAACCCAGCAACATCGCAACAGGCGAACAAGGTGCCATTTTGCAGGCAGTTGTTGATCGCATTTATGAGAGTGCGGGGTAAGGGAGGAAAGGGGGAGGGAGGAGCGGAGGAGGGAGGGAATTTTAAATATTTATACAAAAAAAGGGAGACTGGCTGAACGGGAACAAGCCTCTACGCGGGCCGCCCTTCCTCCATTCTCCCTTTCCTCCTTACTCCTTAATAAATTATTTAGCCGTAGCCATCACCATTTTGATGTCATTCTTGGCGCCTACTTCGAGGACGTCGACGAGATCCTGGACAGCTAGGTTTTTATCTACTCTCAGTACAACCGTCCGTTCTTCTACATTGGCGAAAATGCTTTGCAGTTCCGCTTCGAGGCGATCGAACGGGATTGGTTCTTTGTCAATAAAATAGCCTTTGTTTTCATCCACTGACAATGTTATCTGTTTTTTGTACATCTGCTGCGTGGCCGAAGCTTTCGGCAGCATCAGCTTGATCACGTTCGGATTGGACATCGTTGAGATGATCAAAAAGAACAGGAGCAGGAAAAACATAATATCGTTGAGCGAGTGCGTGAACACCTCAGGGGCAAACCGGCTCTTGCGACGTATTTTCATAAATAATGTTGTCTTTTACTTCGCAGCCACAGGCTTTTGTAATACATCCAGAAAATCAGAAGCAGCCATTTGCAAACGCAAGGCAAAGCGGTCGATTTTCATGTTGAGCAAGTGATATCCCGCATAAGCGATCAGACCGATGATCAGACCGGATCCCGAAGTGATCATTTTTTCATACATACCTCCTGCGATGGTACTGATATTGAAGTCGTTGGAGATGGATATATCGTAGAAAATCCGGATAATACCTGAGATCGTACCCACAAACCCGAGCATAGGCGCAATACCCGCGATCACCCCCAGATAAGGCAGATTACCTTCCATACGCTGGATCTCAATCTGGCTCGCATTCTCAATTGTTGTTTCAATGTCCTTGATCGGATAACCGATCCGGCCGCAGGCTCTTTCAAGGATCCGGCCAGCTGCATTGCGCTGGTTCCGGCACAGCGACTCGGCCGATTTCAAATTACCCTGCTGGATAAAATCTTTAACGTTATCCACAAACTGCGGCTCAATCTTTCCATTCGCACCAATCCCTAAAAACCGCTCGATGATTAAAAAAAGCGTCGCCAGGAAAAGCAAGCCAAGTGGCAACATAACCCAGCCGCCTTTTGCGAGCAGGTCTATAATAGAAAGTCCCTGGTCAGCAACAGGCGCCGCTACCGTAGAGTCAGTAAGTGCTTGCAGAAGCATCATATAAAATATAATAGTGAAAGTTTAAGCGAATGGAACAGAGGTCAATCCTGAAAAAAACGACTTTGAACATAAACGGAGACAGGGCCTCCATATTGTTTAAAGGCCAAATATAGGAAAATTACTGTTCGTGAGCAGCAATGCATAGTTTTGCTCTGATAACAATTGAGCCGGAGGCCACGCCGCGAGCAGGCAACTATATAGCAAGCAAAAGGGTCAGGTTGAAGTAAATACATAAACAAAATGAAAGGATCTCTGCTGGTTGTTTTGCTCGCATTCATTATCCAAAGCTGCGTCGATTGCGGCCCGCAGCGGGAGCTTTCCGTCGAGATCAGATTTATGGAGGATTCGCTGGGGATCGATTCTATTTTTGCTGTGAATGCATTGGACAATCAAATTTTCCAAAACGAAGCCGAGAACCTGACCGAAATGTATCGAAGCGTCACTTTGCCAATTTCAATGCATGCGGATAGTACAACCTTTGTTTTCGTTTCCCGCGCAAAACGGGATTCGTTCACTGTTTCTACAACCGCGTGTTCAGATACAAAGGTGATTGCGGATTTATTGTCGATGCAGGCCAGCCGGAGAAGGGTCCGGAATCCAGAAGCACTTATCAGAAAGTAACTGTTAACTACGCATCTTATGCAGTAAGCGGGAGAGTGGGATTTCCGTCCGGGAAGCAGGCACAAGGGATTTTAATTGATATTTTGCCATGAACAGATTGGTCTGCCTGCTATTTTTATCAATGCTTGTTTCCAATGCAAACGCACAGGAAACTGAAAAGAGCCCGCATTACCTGGGAATTGATATTATAAATAGTATCCCTACCTATCTGTTCCCAAATCGATATTTCATCCGAAAAACGATTATTATAGAACCTTACTATTTGCTCCCAATCAAAAAACCGAATCGCGGCTTCCTGATTGGGGCCGGCTTTGCAGACGGTTCAACCCACGAATACTCATTTCATTATCCCTCCCAACACTTCCGGGGTGTTTATTTCAGAATGGCTTACGAGATAAAAAAGACGCAAGGCTGGCAAAAAATGCTTCGGGTGGGTTATGGCCCGGTGCTTTCTTTCGCGGGTTATAGTGGAAATTATAGATTTGCGGGGCCTGCCTTTGGAGATTATAACGGCAGTTTCCATGAAAAGGGACAGGTCGCATTGGGCACGGAAGGATATGTAGCTTATGATATTAACCTGAACAAAAAGCTGTTTCTAAGGTTACTGATCCGCAATGTGATTGGTGCGCGCACGAAACCGTCGGTTTATGCCCAATATTTCCCGGGCCTGGGCTATGGTTTTCCGTGGGCTAATAACCGCTTTTTGTACTCGGCGAATTTTTCTGTCGGCCTTTTTCACAAGGTCAGGTAGGTTTTGCAAATAAATGCACCCTTTTTTCTGTTGTATCTTTTAGATAAACACCTTCATTCTGTTTCAAATAGTGTATGAAAAGATATTCTTCAATCGCTGCCAGTTTTGTATTCGCTGCACTGGCGCTACTTCAATTCTCCTGCTCCGACAATGACCCGCAAGTTGAGACCGGCAGTATCGTAGTAAATTTTGACAATATGGTCGGCGATGCGAACCTGGCTTTGAATAGCGGAACTTACATTAACGCAGCTGGTGAAGATTTTACGGTCAGCAAACTCAATTACTATATTTCCAATATCAAATTCACTAAAACCGACGGCAGCAGCTTTACGGTACCAAAAGATTCGAGCTACTTTTTGGTTCGCGAAGGAAATCAAGCGTCGCAGACCCTAAGGATCAACAATGTGCCGGTGGGTAACTATGCCGGAATTGAATATATGATCGGAATAGACAGTTTAAAAAGTATTGAAGAGCCGGAGAACAGAAAAGGGGTTTTGGATATATATACCGGCCCTACGAACGAAGAAGCCATGTATTGGAACTGGAATCCGGGGTACATTTTCCTTAAGATCGAAGGAGCATCGGATTCGTCGACCACTGCTAATGGAAATTATCAATACCACATCGGCGGCTTCGGTGGAAGAACGGGAAAAACCTTGAATAACATCAAAACGGCAAAACTGAATTTCGGCAGTCAGACAGTGGCAGTTACCACTGCGGCAGTTACTACCACCTCGGCACCGCAGATTTATATTAAAGCTGATATCCTCAAAATTTTTGACGGGCCTACCAAACTGCGTATTGCAGAAAAGTCAGGAGTAATGTTCGAACCATTTTCTGCGAATATTGCCGATAATTATGCCAATATGTTCAGCGTAAAAGAAGTGCGAAACAACTGATTATGAGTCAGTAGCTACAATGAAAAATATATTCAACTTTTCGATTATGCTCACCTGGCTCCTGCTGGTGCAGATTTCCTGTGGAAAGGAGACCGAAAAGCCTTTGCCCGAACCAGAACCGAAACCAAGCGGTCCGACGCCGGTGCAGTTCAGCAAGCCCTCCTACTTCCCCGCGCCGGTTTACGATCTGTCTAAAAATCCATTGACCGAAGAAGGAATTGAACTTGGCAGGTTTCTTTTTTATGACGGGATCTTGTCCAGAACTGATAATATCGGCTGCGGTACCTGCCATCAGCAACAAGCCGCATTCACGCACCACGGACACGACCTCAGCCACGGCGTCGACGACAAACTCGGAACAAGAAATTCGCCTTCTGTACAAAATATGGCATGGAATACTTCCTTTTTCTGGGACGGCGGCGTGCACGCAATGGACGAAGTACCGCCGGTACCGATTCAGAATGAGGTTGAAATGGGCGAGCGTACAGCCAATGTGATCGAAAAACTAAAAAAGACGCCTGTTGCAGGAGCCGTGAAGCAAGTCGATTATCCAAAGATGTTCAAAGCGGCTTTTGGAACAGATGAAATTACGGCTGATAAAATGATGAAAGCATTGTCGCAATTTATGATGACGATGGTTTCGGCGACTTCACGCTACGACTATCATTTACAGGGAGACGCATCGGCTTTGAATGCATTGGAAAAGGAAGGGTTGTCGGTTTTCAAACAAAAATGCAGTTCCTGTCACGCTACGGAGCTTTTTACAGATCATAGTTTCAGAAATAATGGCCTGCCGCCCAACCGGATCAACGACCAGGGCAGGTATGCGATCACATTGAACGAAAGCGACCGTTTGAAATTCAAGGTACCGAGCCTGCGAAACGTTGGTTTGACTGCGCCGTACATGCACGACGGGCGGTTTACTACTTTGGAAGAAGTGCTGAACCATTATGCAAACGATAATGTAAAACCTGGCATCCACGAATCAGCGACGCTGGACCCGCTCCTGAAAACTGGCACGAAACCGGGAATTCAGCTGAATGCATCCGAAAAACAATCGATCATCGCGTTTTTGAAAACCCTGAATGACGAGCAGTTTATCAGAGACAAAAGGTTTTCAGATCCGGGAATCGGAACTTCGCTGTGAGGAGAAGCGGCAAGTTGTGTGCTTTGAGCTATAGGCAATAGGCTTTAGGCTATATGCTCTTTTCAATATTGACTGTCGAATTACTCTATTAATCATTCCCGGCAACCATAGCCAACTCGTTGACCGGACACATAGCTTAAAGCCTAAAGCTTACAGCCTAAAGCATAAAGCTTCTGACATTCCACTGACTAAGGTCATGATTAAACATTCATTAAAATCAAGGAAAATTGCGATTCGCATTGTTTCTTTGCAGGATACTAAAACGCAGTCAAGACGATAATATATGCAGAGCGGAGAAAAAAATGTGCAACCCTGGTTGGGTAAAATGCAGCAGAAATGGGGATTGGAAACAACCAGGCAAGTTCTTGTCGTATTAGCCGTTTTTAGTTTGGCAGGCTCCTCAGTGGTCTGGTTTAGAAAGGGGTTGTTTTACCTGCTGGGATACGATGACCTCACACCGATGTGGCTGAAAACGATTACCTACATCATCTTCATTTTCCCGATGTACCAGACTTTGCTGCTGGCTTATGGTTTTTTGCTTGGCCAGTTTTCATTTTTTTGGGAAAAAGAAAAGAAAATGTTCCGCTGGGTAGCTGCGAAGTTTAAGAAATAAACAATACAAAGTATACAAGGAAGGGTGAACAACCGGCGACAAGCCAGTTGTTCACCCTTTTTTCTTATAGCCCTTGCAATCAATAATTTCTGCTTGATTTTTATCAATATACGTTGCTAATATCCCGTAAATAAATGACTTTGCAACTTGCGGCGGGTTCAGGAATTACCGCCTCTGCAATTCATCCCAAATTTGTCAATAAAACCGCTATTACACATGGACATTAACATTATTAAGGCGCAGATCTGGGCGTTGGCGACACTGTACGGAGGTAAAATCCTCCTTGCCATTATTTCTCTAATTATCGGACGTTTCATTGTCAGCAAAATCAGTTCAATGCTGAGCAATGTCATGGAGAAACGGAAGGTCGACCGGGACGTACAGCCGTTCCTCACCTCGCTGGTGGTGGTACTTCTCAATGTAATGCTCCTGCTCAGCATTGCCGGTATTGTCGGAATCCAAACATCTTCATTTGTAGCAGTATTGGGTGCGGCAGGTCTGGCGGTTGGCCTGGCACTGCAAGGCAGTCTGGCGAACTTTGCCGGCGGGGTCCTGATTCTCATCTTCAAACCTTACCGGGTGGGGGATCTAATCAATGCGCAAGGTTTTACCGGCACCGTTGAAGGGGTTCAGATTTTCAATACCATACTTGTAACTCCGGACAACAAGACCATTATCCTCCCAAACGGCTCGCTGTCGACATCACCGATCACCAATATCTCCGGAAAAGGCAAAATTCGCGTGGATATGGTGTTTGCGGCGGGAAGTCAGAATGGCGTGGATAATATCAGGACATCCATACAAAAGGTAATTGACGCCTGCCCGACCGCTTTGAAAGATGTACCGCATGATATTCTGGTCACTAAACTGACGGAGAATGCGATTTTCTTCGATGTGCGTGTGTGGACACCCAGCGCTACATATTGGGATACCTATTATAACCTGCACGAAGGTATCAGCCGGCAATTTGCACAAGATGGTATTCAGGCACCGAAACCGGCAGAGGTAAGCGTTGCTTTGAAGCAATAACCCGAACTTAAGGAAACCGAATAAAATGGGGGTACGGGAAGTAACGTTCCTGTACTCCTTATTTTATTTATACATTTGTGACTTATT
This Dyadobacter sp. UC 10 DNA region includes the following protein-coding sequences:
- a CDS encoding Gfo/Idh/MocA family protein, which translates into the protein MSLLKAAIIGGGHIADQNHIPALKALSDRVKIISICSRVKEKARALADKHQVPFAFDNAAEMYAGEGKPDMVVICTANNLHYPFAMQALENDCHVFCEKPPAITAAEASEMAELARQKGKIIAYNLQLRQTPEFSFIKKCREEGALGKIYHIKANYLRRRGIPGWGNFTNKSIQGGGALMDLGVHILDLALEMLDYQMPDRIVANTYDFIGKAGGKGLMGEWNAESFEVEDACFAHLSFPDNSSISLSASFALNMKAEKDVNLEVFGTKGGAVYKPLSLFTEIGGELADVQFPHLKEEDIQLKNTTAFLNACEGKPSNIATGEQGAILQAVVDRIYESAG
- a CDS encoding ExbD/TolR family protein, whose amino-acid sequence is MKIRRKSRFAPEVFTHSLNDIMFFLLLFFLIISTMSNPNVIKLMLPKASATQQMYKKQITLSVDENKGYFIDKEPIPFDRLEAELQSIFANVEERTVVLRVDKNLAVQDLVDVLEVGAKNDIKMVMATAK
- a CDS encoding MotA/TolQ/ExbB proton channel family protein, with the protein product MMLLQALTDSTVAAPVADQGLSIIDLLAKGGWVMLPLGLLFLATLFLIIERFLGIGANGKIEPQFVDNVKDFIQQGNLKSAESLCRNQRNAAGRILERACGRIGYPIKDIETTIENASQIEIQRMEGNLPYLGVIAGIAPMLGFVGTISGIIRIFYDISISNDFNISTIAGGMYEKMITSGSGLIIGLIAYAGYHLLNMKIDRFALRLQMAASDFLDVLQKPVAAK
- a CDS encoding MbnP family protein; its protein translation is MKRYSSIAASFVFAALALLQFSCSDNDPQVETGSIVVNFDNMVGDANLALNSGTYINAAGEDFTVSKLNYYISNIKFTKTDGSSFTVPKDSSYFLVREGNQASQTLRINNVPVGNYAGIEYMIGIDSLKSIEEPENRKGVLDIYTGPTNEEAMYWNWNPGYIFLKIEGASDSSTTANGNYQYHIGGFGGRTGKTLNNIKTAKLNFGSQTVAVTTAAVTTTSAPQIYIKADILKIFDGPTKLRIAEKSGVMFEPFSANIADNYANMFSVKEVRNN
- a CDS encoding cytochrome-c peroxidase, giving the protein MKNIFNFSIMLTWLLLVQISCGKETEKPLPEPEPKPSGPTPVQFSKPSYFPAPVYDLSKNPLTEEGIELGRFLFYDGILSRTDNIGCGTCHQQQAAFTHHGHDLSHGVDDKLGTRNSPSVQNMAWNTSFFWDGGVHAMDEVPPVPIQNEVEMGERTANVIEKLKKTPVAGAVKQVDYPKMFKAAFGTDEITADKMMKALSQFMMTMVSATSRYDYHLQGDASALNALEKEGLSVFKQKCSSCHATELFTDHSFRNNGLPPNRINDQGRYAITLNESDRLKFKVPSLRNVGLTAPYMHDGRFTTLEEVLNHYANDNVKPGIHESATLDPLLKTGTKPGIQLNASEKQSIIAFLKTLNDEQFIRDKRFSDPGIGTSL
- a CDS encoding DUF6787 family protein, whose product is MQSGEKNVQPWLGKMQQKWGLETTRQVLVVLAVFSLAGSSVVWFRKGLFYLLGYDDLTPMWLKTITYIIFIFPMYQTLLLAYGFLLGQFSFFWEKEKKMFRWVAAKFKK
- a CDS encoding mechanosensitive ion channel family protein, with product MDINIIKAQIWALATLYGGKILLAIISLIIGRFIVSKISSMLSNVMEKRKVDRDVQPFLTSLVVVLLNVMLLLSIAGIVGIQTSSFVAVLGAAGLAVGLALQGSLANFAGGVLILIFKPYRVGDLINAQGFTGTVEGVQIFNTILVTPDNKTIILPNGSLSTSPITNISGKGKIRVDMVFAAGSQNGVDNIRTSIQKVIDACPTALKDVPHDILVTKLTENAIFFDVRVWTPSATYWDTYYNLHEGISRQFAQDGIQAPKPAEVSVALKQ